From Apium graveolens cultivar Ventura chromosome 9, ASM990537v1, whole genome shotgun sequence, the proteins below share one genomic window:
- the LOC141685838 gene encoding uncharacterized protein LOC141685838 — MSAKALAHKIIRQGYYWPTIHQDAIEFVKKCKKCQLFSNVTRMSPVLPSSVLSPIPFAIWGIDIMRPQERGIRQKKSSVAYPQGNGQVEVTNRILLREIEKRLRESKTKWPEELPNVFWAYKTSPQTSTGETPFKLAYGTEAMLPIEIGSPSLRAINFDEIANEEGLRTNIDLIDEVRDQAVARMEKYKEKTKEHFSKKFRVKNFQVGDFVLRDTEASYPINFGKLMPRWEGPYKVKEVLRPGTYKLMNMDESEVPNTWHGLRLRKFYQ; from the exons ATGTCCGCAAAAGCCCTAGCTCACAAAATCATAAGACAAGGGTACTACTGGCCTACTATCCACCAGGATGCAATAGAATTCGTGAAAAAATGCAAGAAATGCCAGCTTTTCAGCAATGTGACCCGGATGAGCCCAGTCCTACCCTCTtcagtcttgtcaccaatcccatttGCTATATGGGGCATTGATATCATGAGACCTCAG GAACGAGGTATCCGACAGAAAAAGTCATctgtagcctaccctcaagggAATGGCCAAGTCGAAGTAACCAATCGAATACTTCTCCGGGAGATCGAGAAGAGGCTcagggaaagcaaaaccaaatggccagaagaGTTGCCTAATGTATTCTGGGCATACAAAACAAGCCCCCaaacaagcacaggagaaacccccttcAAACTGGCTTATGGAACTGAAGCTATGCTACCAATTGAAATAGGATCCCCTTCCCTTCGAGCAATCAATTTTGATGAGATAGCGaatgaggaggggctcagaaCAAATATTGACCTAATCGATGAAGTCCGAGACCAGGCGGTGGCAAGAATGGAAAAGTATAAGGAAAAAACTAaagagcacttcagcaagaagttCCGGGTCAAgaactttcaagttggagactTCGTCCTTCGAGACACGGAAGCTTCATATCCCATAAACTTTGGGAAGCTAATGCCAAGGTGGGAAGGCCCATACAAAGTCAAGGAAGTTCTAAGGCCAGGAACATATAAGCTCATGAATATGGATGAATCCGAGGTCCCAAACACttggcatggactcaggctcagaaaaTTTTACCAATAG